A genomic region of Zea mays cultivar B73 chromosome 6, Zm-B73-REFERENCE-NAM-5.0, whole genome shotgun sequence contains the following coding sequences:
- the LOC103629085 gene encoding apomucin isoform X1, with the protein MLKRQGLTGARLVRNFMHRRIQPLKARQRPMHRYSGVNDPDRHSFEPLALSEIEARVKVVTALSSGSFMDEDSPHPLSGKVSSDLVSSLSPALLVPLSSSVSNVRSWPLQGNGPLAPSLPPLPEVLAVQAERKHKRSDGETLGARMKRLRAQKKGKRVMRPSKSSEGATFSSDSNDASSTASSWEDLAALTGGPMCRGDAVASSNVPVEAGGPAADPPLVAASSADGAGVAAASEVAQLFTGAGGITEGGATHPAALEAASWATPRSFVPSLVAQGKVVTRKRSSRAYVSHKSVKDAFLVARGAPLPPQAFEPTLLGGMPPPAVGVVPLGVVSSASPAVATPSTQVILKAAGAATPDVVLIDSSPFASASGEAPAVGAAALSDSLSGQPEASSLPLPAPAPPPSVTVGAGGSPRVSLPAPGSAGLREQAVLAVVAGGSALPVRPVGGDEAEVEE; encoded by the exons ATGCTGAAGCGGCAAGGTCTTACCGGCGCGAGGCTAGTGCGCAACTTTATGCATCGTCGAATCCAACCTCTGAAGGCTCGCCAGAGGCCAATGCATAGGTACTCCGGCGTCAACGACCCCGACCGCCACTCTTTTGAACCGCTTGCGCTGTCCGAGATTGAAGCGCGAGTCAAGGTCGTCACCGCGCTGTCGTCAGGATCCTTCATGGATGAAGATTCTCCTCACCCTCTTTCTGGAAAGGTTTCGAGCGATTTGGTGAGCTCTCTCTCTCCTGCTCTTCTTGTTCCTCTGTCTTCCTCTGTTAGTAATGTTCGGTCGTGGCCCCTACAGGGGAACGGGCCCCTGGCGCCCAGTCTTCCGCCGCTCCCCGAGGTGCTCGCCGTTCAGGCGGAGCGTAAACACAAGCGGAGCGACGGGGAGACTCTGGGGGCGCGCATGAAACGACTCAGGGCgcagaagaagggcaagagggtCATGCGCCCTTCCAAATCAAGCGAGGGAGCCACCTTCTCCTCTGACTCGAATGATGCGTCCTCCACGGCTTCCAGCTGGGAGGACCTTGCGGCATTGACGGGTGGCCCGATGTGTCGTGGCGACGCCGTAGCCAGCTCTAACGTCCCGGTTGAGGCGGGCGGGCCGGCCGCGGATCCTCCCCTGGTCGCGGCGTCCTCTGCCGATGGTGCGGGAGTTGCTGCCGCGAGTGAAGTGGCACAGCTCTTCACGGGTGCCGGAGGCATCACGGAGGGCGGCGCGACCCATCCAGCCGCGTTGGAGGCGGCTTCCTGGGCTACACCGCGATCCTTTGTTCCTTCGTTGGTTGCTCAGGGGAAGGTGGTCACTAGGAAGCGCTCCTCCCG CGCGTACGTGTCGCATAAGTCCGTGAAGGACGCGTTCCTGGTGGCAAGAGGGGCTCCTCTGCCTCCTCAGGCCTTCGAGCCGACGCTGCTGGGGGGAATGCCCCCTCCGGCTGTCGGGGTTGTCCCGCTGGGCGTCGTGTCATCTGCCTCCCCCGCGGTGGCGACGCCGTCGACCCAGGTCATCCTAAAGGCGGCGGGTGCGGCCACCCCGGACGTGGTTCTTATCGATTCGTCACCATTCGCGTCCGCCTCAGGGGAGGCCCCGGCGGTCGGGGCAGCTGCCCTTAGCGACTCCTTGTCGGGGCAGCCGGAGGCTTCGTCCCTGCCCTTGCCTGCCCCCGCCCCTCCGCCATCAGTCACCGTGGGGGCGGGTGGTAGCCCTAGGGTGTCGCTGCCAGCCCCGGGTTCCGCCGGCCTTCGGGAACAAGCGGTGCTGGCCGTGGTAGCCGGTGGGAGTGCGTTGCCTGTGCGGCCTGTAGGGGGCGACGAAGCAGAGGTGGAGGAGTGA
- the LOC103629085 gene encoding apomucin isoform X2: MLKRQGLTGARLVRNFMHRRIQPLKARQRPMHRYSGVNDPDRHSFEPLALSEIEARVKVVTALSSGSFMDEDSPHPLSGKVSSDLGNGPLAPSLPPLPEVLAVQAERKHKRSDGETLGARMKRLRAQKKGKRVMRPSKSSEGATFSSDSNDASSTASSWEDLAALTGGPMCRGDAVASSNVPVEAGGPAADPPLVAASSADGAGVAAASEVAQLFTGAGGITEGGATHPAALEAASWATPRSFVPSLVAQGKVVTRKRSSRAYVSHKSVKDAFLVARGAPLPPQAFEPTLLGGMPPPAVGVVPLGVVSSASPAVATPSTQVILKAAGAATPDVVLIDSSPFASASGEAPAVGAAALSDSLSGQPEASSLPLPAPAPPPSVTVGAGGSPRVSLPAPGSAGLREQAVLAVVAGGSALPVRPVGGDEAEVEE; the protein is encoded by the exons ATGCTGAAGCGGCAAGGTCTTACCGGCGCGAGGCTAGTGCGCAACTTTATGCATCGTCGAATCCAACCTCTGAAGGCTCGCCAGAGGCCAATGCATAGGTACTCCGGCGTCAACGACCCCGACCGCCACTCTTTTGAACCGCTTGCGCTGTCCGAGATTGAAGCGCGAGTCAAGGTCGTCACCGCGCTGTCGTCAGGATCCTTCATGGATGAAGATTCTCCTCACCCTCTTTCTGGAAAGGTTTCGAGCGATTTG GGGAACGGGCCCCTGGCGCCCAGTCTTCCGCCGCTCCCCGAGGTGCTCGCCGTTCAGGCGGAGCGTAAACACAAGCGGAGCGACGGGGAGACTCTGGGGGCGCGCATGAAACGACTCAGGGCgcagaagaagggcaagagggtCATGCGCCCTTCCAAATCAAGCGAGGGAGCCACCTTCTCCTCTGACTCGAATGATGCGTCCTCCACGGCTTCCAGCTGGGAGGACCTTGCGGCATTGACGGGTGGCCCGATGTGTCGTGGCGACGCCGTAGCCAGCTCTAACGTCCCGGTTGAGGCGGGCGGGCCGGCCGCGGATCCTCCCCTGGTCGCGGCGTCCTCTGCCGATGGTGCGGGAGTTGCTGCCGCGAGTGAAGTGGCACAGCTCTTCACGGGTGCCGGAGGCATCACGGAGGGCGGCGCGACCCATCCAGCCGCGTTGGAGGCGGCTTCCTGGGCTACACCGCGATCCTTTGTTCCTTCGTTGGTTGCTCAGGGGAAGGTGGTCACTAGGAAGCGCTCCTCCCG CGCGTACGTGTCGCATAAGTCCGTGAAGGACGCGTTCCTGGTGGCAAGAGGGGCTCCTCTGCCTCCTCAGGCCTTCGAGCCGACGCTGCTGGGGGGAATGCCCCCTCCGGCTGTCGGGGTTGTCCCGCTGGGCGTCGTGTCATCTGCCTCCCCCGCGGTGGCGACGCCGTCGACCCAGGTCATCCTAAAGGCGGCGGGTGCGGCCACCCCGGACGTGGTTCTTATCGATTCGTCACCATTCGCGTCCGCCTCAGGGGAGGCCCCGGCGGTCGGGGCAGCTGCCCTTAGCGACTCCTTGTCGGGGCAGCCGGAGGCTTCGTCCCTGCCCTTGCCTGCCCCCGCCCCTCCGCCATCAGTCACCGTGGGGGCGGGTGGTAGCCCTAGGGTGTCGCTGCCAGCCCCGGGTTCCGCCGGCCTTCGGGAACAAGCGGTGCTGGCCGTGGTAGCCGGTGGGAGTGCGTTGCCTGTGCGGCCTGTAGGGGGCGACGAAGCAGAGGTGGAGGAGTGA